The following coding sequences are from one Wenzhouxiangella sp. AB-CW3 window:
- a CDS encoding putative Ig domain-containing protein, whose protein sequence is MMKCYSHCIETRIRRSGVGIIALAFALLCLLWVPSAVASPESVEVDVGELEAGKSVTVQFRATVSNDLPADTHEVVRNVTVSGDNFSDATATTTVPVAKVVTDLGIEGFSQAGSSVGTIQLGESVDVEVAVETVPPGGPLPAGESVTVTGAGDDCVAVLNSVGEGSCELTPEAGGNQNIEASFSETSDFEGSADTDSLLVNRPPVFDTTPVTAVGEGLAYSYNIVVTDEDQHVAAITAPTLPGWMGITDNGDNTADLTGTPGTGDVGNHSVVIRADDGQGGITDQSFTVTVEENNLPVFTSTPVTEVGVLHEYSYTITVTDADDDSISLSVDNEPAWLSINQTVDNPGYAEAVLSGTPGAADDGSYNINVIANDGRGQDVLQSFNLEVLPNNPPVFESSPVEEGGEGLSYEYEVVVTDADDEEISLSKDPKGLPWMEFNQTVNDAGEARGVLSASPEMGHAGNYNIVLTAEDERGATTLQSFTLEIETNYPPAFLSAPVTDADEGIEYVYEVEASDPDDDELSFSMTTGPDWLSLEPGSESWLATLSGVPGPDDVGSNDVTLEVSDGRGGVDTQDFTVTVAANQPPSITSTPPTTADEAVEYSYTVVATDPDGDAVSFSAPTLPGWLTLVDQGDDTAILSGTPGSEDGGNHPVVIEASDGRGGVDQQSFTIEVAANQPPVFDSSPETEVREGDDYLYAVVVSDPDGDPVDLSATTLPDWLSFVDQGGGSGELTGTPGSDDVGTHPVVLVAEDDRGGETEQTFEIEVSANQPPQFDSSPETSAREGDAYSYAIVASDPEDDPITLTAPTLPDWLTLDDHGDGTGELTGTPGEDDAGEHEVVLRAEDDRGGYNEQAWTLVVDALSPPELVTDTQDVNLDLAADGTGGETTLEFTNDGEQVLVIEEIVEPEPPFSLSGGTCLDLPSLETGESCTLDVRFDPEQTGNYESQIEIISSAENSPMVISLTARYVSALPVPVMSPVGLLLLMLAMLWIMCRRLKKPAQAMHRQASDKCGTD, encoded by the coding sequence ATGATGAAGTGTTATAGCCACTGCATTGAAACCCGAATCCGCCGTTCTGGTGTGGGTATTATTGCGCTTGCCTTTGCCCTGCTATGCCTGCTTTGGGTCCCATCAGCCGTGGCCAGTCCTGAATCCGTTGAGGTGGACGTGGGAGAGCTGGAGGCCGGCAAATCCGTCACCGTGCAGTTTCGTGCCACGGTATCGAATGATCTGCCTGCCGACACCCACGAAGTTGTGCGCAATGTCACCGTCTCGGGAGACAACTTTTCTGATGCAACGGCGACCACCACGGTTCCCGTGGCCAAAGTGGTGACTGATCTGGGTATAGAAGGTTTCAGCCAGGCCGGATCGTCCGTGGGAACCATACAACTGGGCGAATCGGTGGATGTGGAAGTGGCCGTGGAAACCGTTCCCCCGGGTGGGCCTCTGCCGGCGGGTGAGTCGGTTACCGTCACCGGTGCCGGCGATGACTGTGTCGCCGTGTTGAACAGCGTTGGGGAGGGCAGTTGTGAACTGACCCCGGAAGCGGGTGGCAATCAGAATATCGAAGCCAGTTTCTCGGAGACCTCGGACTTTGAGGGCAGTGCTGACACAGACTCTTTGCTGGTGAATCGACCGCCAGTCTTCGACACCACGCCAGTCACTGCAGTAGGGGAAGGCCTGGCCTACAGCTACAATATTGTGGTCACCGATGAAGACCAGCATGTGGCTGCTATCACCGCCCCTACTCTGCCAGGCTGGATGGGTATCACTGACAACGGCGACAACACCGCAGACCTGACAGGTACACCCGGTACCGGCGATGTTGGCAACCACTCGGTGGTGATTCGTGCCGATGATGGTCAAGGTGGTATCACCGACCAAAGCTTTACGGTGACCGTGGAAGAGAACAATCTGCCGGTGTTCACCAGCACTCCAGTCACTGAAGTGGGTGTGCTTCATGAGTACAGCTATACCATCACCGTGACCGATGCCGATGATGACTCAATCAGCTTGAGTGTGGACAACGAGCCGGCCTGGTTGTCGATCAATCAGACGGTTGACAACCCGGGCTATGCAGAAGCCGTGCTCAGCGGCACGCCCGGAGCGGCCGATGATGGCAGTTACAACATCAACGTCATTGCCAACGATGGTCGTGGCCAGGATGTGCTCCAGAGTTTCAACCTGGAAGTTCTGCCCAATAATCCGCCCGTATTCGAGTCCTCGCCTGTTGAAGAGGGTGGCGAAGGCCTGAGCTATGAGTACGAGGTGGTGGTTACGGATGCCGATGACGAGGAAATCTCACTCAGCAAGGATCCGAAGGGGCTGCCCTGGATGGAATTCAACCAGACCGTCAATGACGCAGGTGAAGCCAGGGGCGTTCTCAGTGCTTCGCCCGAGATGGGGCATGCCGGGAACTACAATATCGTGCTCACGGCCGAGGACGAGCGCGGTGCGACAACACTGCAGAGCTTTACCCTTGAGATTGAAACCAATTACCCGCCGGCGTTTTTGAGTGCGCCCGTGACTGATGCCGACGAGGGCATTGAATATGTCTATGAGGTGGAAGCGAGCGATCCAGACGATGACGAACTGAGTTTCTCCATGACCACCGGCCCGGACTGGTTGTCATTGGAGCCAGGCAGCGAGAGTTGGCTGGCGACCCTGTCGGGCGTGCCCGGTCCGGATGATGTTGGCAGCAATGATGTCACCCTGGAAGTGTCCGATGGTCGCGGTGGCGTGGATACCCAGGACTTCACCGTAACGGTTGCAGCCAATCAGCCGCCCAGTATCACCAGCACGCCGCCAACCACGGCCGATGAAGCCGTGGAGTACAGCTATACCGTGGTCGCCACCGACCCGGATGGTGATGCCGTCAGTTTCTCGGCACCCACGCTGCCCGGATGGCTGACCCTGGTGGACCAGGGCGACGATACCGCGATTCTGTCCGGCACGCCCGGTAGCGAGGATGGCGGAAATCATCCAGTGGTGATTGAAGCCAGTGATGGCCGCGGCGGTGTGGACCAGCAGAGTTTCACTATCGAGGTGGCAGCCAATCAGCCTCCCGTCTTCGACTCCAGCCCGGAGACCGAGGTGCGTGAGGGCGACGACTATCTCTACGCAGTGGTGGTGTCCGATCCGGATGGCGACCCTGTCGATCTTTCGGCCACCACGCTGCCGGACTGGTTAAGCTTTGTTGACCAGGGTGGCGGCAGCGGTGAACTGACCGGCACCCCCGGCAGTGACGATGTCGGAACTCATCCGGTGGTGCTGGTCGCCGAGGACGACCGGGGCGGCGAGACCGAGCAGACCTTCGAAATCGAGGTCAGCGCCAACCAGCCGCCGCAGTTTGACAGCAGCCCGGAGACCAGTGCGCGCGAGGGTGATGCCTACAGCTACGCGATTGTCGCCAGCGATCCGGAGGATGACCCCATCACCCTGACGGCACCCACGCTGCCTGACTGGCTGACACTGGATGATCACGGCGACGGCACCGGCGAACTCACGGGCACACCCGGCGAGGACGATGCGGGCGAACATGAGGTTGTCTTGCGTGCCGAAGACGATCGTGGTGGCTACAACGAGCAGGCCTGGACGCTGGTCGTGGACGCCCTGTCGCCGCCGGAGCTGGTGACCGACACGCAGGATGTGAACCTGGATCTGGCAGCCGATGGCACCGGGGGCGAGACCACACTGGAGTTCACCAATGATGGCGAGCAGGTATTGGTCATCGAAGAGATCGTTGAGCCTGAGCCTCCTTTCAGCCTCAGTGGCGGTACCTGCCTTGATCTGCCCTCACTGGAGACGGGTGAGTCCTGCACCCTGGATGTTCGTTTCGATCCGGAACAGACCGGAAACTACGAAAGTCAGATCGAGATCATCAGTAGTGCCGAGAACAGCCCAATGGTGATTTCCCTGACAGCACGATACGTTTCCGCGCTTCCGGTGCCGGTCATGAGCCCGGTCGGACTGCTGCTGCTGATGCTCGCCATGCTGTGGATCATGTGCCGCCGACTCAAAAAACCGGCCCAAGCGATGCATCGGCAAGCCAGCGACAAGTGTGGCACAGACTGA
- a CDS encoding serine hydrolase domain-containing protein: MKAIRVPAFLLALLLSTWCAAEDGPDEFVMVPAEFVGKTPPVDDFLDTAVLEDYIRGVIASIERDKALPALTMSVVHNDQPVLQKGYGLADIDSGRPVVPDETLFRIGSVSKTFTWTAVMMLFERGLLDLDTDVNQYLVDIEVDEAFDAPVTLRDLMHHRAGFEDSMQLFAVSDDDPRSLAELLETHHPKRVFAPGTRTIYSNWGSALAAQIVEDVSGMPYGEFLRAEILDPLGMHDTHWQPPEKMDAATRDRLAIAYRHRQGAFDLQHYMQIGAYWPAGGMVSTATDMARWMRLHLNAGELDGTRLLDSDTHQRMWTRGFDDRPQAADLAHGFQDRPYRSVRALGHGGGTAGYLTQMVLVPELGLGIFYSYNSAHTPAPFMHLADLIIDRVIDHHWRPVKASADEEEAGELAELAGTYLNNRRVFSSFAAVFGLMNSMQVTPLTADTIRIDAAGESSVLRRVTDDVFESARGQRVAFVRDERGRVAALADDMGVHTAERVGWLGNPNTFFLALGLAGILTLTSALGAWRNFGRGVNSGFAARIAGAGVLVGVVTVTVFIGSVVALIITLGDFDIGRMPDFYPSPAMFVTHYAGWAVAGAALLMMLAQWPAWSGSNWGLLRRLHFGLFMLATAFLAFMLWQWRIIGGPVI; this comes from the coding sequence ATGAAAGCCATCCGAGTTCCAGCCTTTTTGCTGGCCCTGCTGCTGTCGACCTGGTGTGCCGCCGAGGATGGGCCGGACGAGTTTGTCATGGTGCCGGCCGAGTTTGTCGGTAAAACACCGCCAGTCGACGATTTCCTCGATACCGCCGTGCTCGAAGACTATATTCGCGGCGTGATCGCATCCATCGAGCGCGACAAGGCATTGCCGGCCCTGACCATGTCGGTCGTTCACAACGACCAGCCGGTGCTGCAAAAGGGATACGGACTGGCCGATATCGACTCGGGCCGTCCGGTGGTACCCGACGAAACGCTGTTTCGAATCGGCTCGGTGTCGAAGACTTTCACCTGGACAGCGGTCATGATGCTGTTCGAGCGCGGCCTGCTCGACCTGGATACCGACGTCAACCAGTACCTGGTCGATATCGAGGTCGACGAGGCCTTCGATGCTCCGGTCACGCTGCGCGACCTGATGCATCACCGCGCCGGGTTCGAAGACAGCATGCAGTTGTTTGCCGTAAGCGACGATGACCCCCGCAGTCTGGCCGAACTGCTTGAGACCCACCACCCCAAGCGGGTCTTCGCCCCCGGTACGCGCACCATCTATTCCAACTGGGGGTCGGCACTGGCCGCCCAGATCGTGGAGGATGTCAGCGGCATGCCCTACGGGGAGTTTTTGCGCGCCGAGATACTCGACCCCCTGGGCATGCACGATACGCACTGGCAGCCACCCGAGAAAATGGACGCCGCCACCCGGGATCGACTGGCCATCGCCTATCGTCACAGGCAGGGGGCATTCGACCTGCAGCATTACATGCAGATCGGCGCCTACTGGCCGGCCGGCGGCATGGTATCCACCGCCACCGACATGGCGCGCTGGATGCGCCTTCATCTCAATGCCGGGGAGCTCGACGGCACCCGTCTGCTCGACAGCGATACCCACCAGCGCATGTGGACACGTGGTTTTGACGACCGCCCCCAGGCGGCCGATCTGGCGCACGGCTTTCAGGACCGCCCTTACCGCTCGGTGCGCGCCCTGGGCCATGGCGGAGGCACGGCCGGATATCTGACCCAGATGGTGCTGGTGCCCGAACTGGGACTGGGCATCTTCTACTCCTACAACAGTGCGCACACCCCCGCGCCGTTCATGCACCTTGCCGACCTGATCATCGACCGGGTCATCGATCATCATTGGCGGCCGGTCAAGGCCAGCGCCGACGAAGAGGAAGCCGGAGAACTGGCCGAACTGGCGGGCACCTACCTGAACAACCGACGTGTATTCTCCAGCTTTGCCGCGGTCTTCGGGCTGATGAACAGCATGCAGGTCACACCGCTCACGGCCGACACCATCCGGATTGATGCGGCCGGCGAATCCAGTGTCCTGAGGCGTGTGACCGATGACGTCTTCGAGTCGGCTCGCGGGCAGCGCGTGGCTTTCGTGCGCGATGAACGGGGCCGGGTTGCGGCCCTGGCCGATGACATGGGTGTGCACACGGCCGAGCGCGTCGGCTGGCTGGGCAACCCGAACACGTTTTTTCTGGCGCTGGGCCTGGCCGGCATTCTCACCCTGACATCAGCGTTGGGCGCTTGGCGAAACTTCGGTCGAGGTGTGAACAGCGGCTTTGCCGCACGGATCGCCGGTGCCGGCGTGCTGGTGGGCGTGGTGACGGTGACGGTGTTTATTGGCTCTGTCGTGGCCCTGATCATCACCCTGGGTGACTTCGATATCGGCCGCATGCCCGATTTCTATCCGTCGCCGGCGATGTTTGTCACTCACTACGCCGGCTGGGCAGTGGCGGGGGCTGCTCTGTTGATGATGCTGGCCCAATGGCCGGCCTGGTCGGGTTCAAACTGGGGCTTGCTGCGGCGATTGCATTTCGGGCTGTTTATGCTGGCCACGGCGTTTCTGGCCTTCATGCTGTGGCAATGGAGAATCATTGGCGGGCCGGTGATCTGA
- a CDS encoding alpha/beta fold hydrolase — protein sequence MKTLISGLITVLLAFVLTALAGQSMASWPKITESADGVPISFEVIGEGEPTLVFVHGWSCDGRYWREQVEHFAANHRLVLVDLAGHGHSGTAREDYTMEAFGQDVYSVVEAIGADEVILIGHSMGGPVSANAARLMPESVLGIVGVDTFQSVAGFGSREEIEQMLAPLHADFVSGAREFVAGMFGPGTDTRLRDWVVADMSAAPPSVAISAMENMMEAYLQGEVKALFEQLELPVWAINADFWPTDVETNRQYMHSFEIKVMEEVDHFLHMGRPDAFNSKLEQVLEVLINP from the coding sequence ATGAAAACCCTGATTTCAGGCCTGATCACCGTATTGCTGGCTTTTGTGTTGACGGCCCTGGCTGGCCAGAGTATGGCCTCGTGGCCAAAGATCACCGAGTCGGCCGATGGCGTGCCCATTTCTTTCGAAGTCATCGGTGAGGGAGAGCCAACGTTGGTCTTCGTGCATGGCTGGAGTTGCGATGGACGATACTGGCGCGAACAGGTTGAGCATTTCGCCGCCAACCATCGCCTGGTACTGGTCGATCTGGCCGGTCATGGACATTCAGGAACGGCTCGTGAGGACTACACCATGGAGGCATTCGGCCAGGATGTTTACTCCGTGGTCGAAGCCATAGGTGCCGATGAAGTGATTCTGATCGGTCACTCCATGGGTGGCCCGGTCAGCGCAAATGCTGCCCGCCTGATGCCTGAAAGCGTTCTGGGCATTGTCGGTGTTGATACCTTCCAGAGCGTGGCCGGATTCGGCAGCCGGGAGGAAATCGAGCAGATGCTGGCGCCGCTGCACGCCGATTTCGTGTCGGGCGCGCGGGAGTTTGTGGCTGGCATGTTCGGCCCGGGTACCGACACCCGCTTGCGGGACTGGGTGGTGGCCGATATGTCCGCGGCGCCGCCGTCAGTAGCAATCAGCGCCATGGAAAACATGATGGAAGCCTACCTGCAAGGTGAGGTCAAGGCGCTTTTCGAGCAACTGGAGTTGCCCGTGTGGGCGATCAATGCGGATTTCTGGCCGACCGACGTTGAGACCAACCGGCAATACATGCACAGTTTCGAGATCAAGGTGATGGAAGAGGTCGATCACTTTCTGCACATGGGCCGGCCGGATGCCTTCAATAGCAAGCTGGAACAGGTTCTGGAAGTACTGATCAATCCCTGA
- a CDS encoding TraB/GumN family protein — protein MNTRFTTRNLTAWLLYGLFSTAVAVPALAQDASLLWKIEGENLAGTSWLYGTHHLMCGEDFLVPDEAVESLQASDALALEIDMSDSAVQQQMMQLAQLPEGKNIADYIDSEEARETVDDFLSSHFGAGLDHFGNMQPILLATMAITAIAECEQALQSHDLHLMQKAMAQGINIKALETVEFQFGLFDDIPLDQQVEELVSVILDPEAGREEFRHMSRLYVDQDIEGIYQLINDDEFWQEYGDVLLDKRNQAWIPVMEEKSGAGSVFYAVGAGHLSGEKGVINLLREAGYTVTPVTTTGQ, from the coding sequence ATGAACACCCGATTCACAACAAGAAACCTGACCGCCTGGCTGCTTTATGGCCTCTTTTCCACGGCCGTTGCGGTACCCGCCCTCGCACAGGATGCCTCACTGCTTTGGAAAATAGAAGGCGAGAACCTGGCCGGGACATCCTGGCTGTACGGCACCCATCACCTGATGTGCGGGGAAGACTTCCTGGTGCCCGACGAGGCCGTGGAAAGCCTGCAGGCCAGCGACGCCCTGGCACTGGAAATCGACATGTCCGACAGTGCCGTGCAACAGCAGATGATGCAACTGGCCCAGCTGCCGGAAGGCAAGAACATCGCCGACTATATCGATAGCGAGGAAGCCAGGGAAACCGTGGACGATTTCCTGAGCAGCCATTTTGGGGCCGGACTGGATCATTTCGGCAACATGCAACCCATCCTGCTGGCCACCATGGCCATTACCGCCATTGCCGAGTGCGAACAGGCCCTGCAATCCCATGACCTTCACCTGATGCAGAAGGCCATGGCGCAGGGGATCAACATCAAGGCCCTGGAAACCGTCGAGTTTCAGTTCGGCCTGTTCGATGACATCCCCCTTGATCAGCAAGTCGAGGAGCTGGTTTCGGTCATTCTCGACCCGGAAGCCGGCCGCGAAGAGTTCCGTCACATGAGCCGGCTTTACGTGGATCAGGATATCGAAGGGATCTACCAGTTGATCAACGACGATGAGTTCTGGCAGGAGTACGGCGATGTACTGCTGGACAAAAGAAACCAGGCCTGGATTCCCGTCATGGAAGAAAAGTCGGGCGCTGGCAGCGTGTTCTATGCCGTGGGTGCAGGACACCTGTCCGGAGAGAAAGGCGTGATCAATCTGCTGCGCGAAGCCGGCTACACGGTGACTCCGGTCACCACGACCGGGCAGTAG
- a CDS encoding ABC transporter permease, whose amino-acid sequence MNRTVNLTWLVTHWEFNRFFKLSDLIKGTLFFLIMGVIGGLVGLVMGRDAVSVPDIAVQDYGEFAPAALVSERLSFIDASDQDIDTLQQQLEAGDIDGVLIVDSADQGQLMTTGERPWQVVLNEFLAQVRTDFLLEQLDISDETYALLNRGFEVESRYLVESRASRVDKVVAGIAVLLVVMAVFMGFAYQFTAITAEKQQRITEQVISAISPQTWMDGKILGISGIGLAYVVYYGLLGLVVTAVLTWLGMPLGEVLALIDLPMLAVFIVMALLGILMWNAFLAAIAAVIDDPNTSQKSGWMMLPMVPVGFAFFALVNPDNLLMKILGIFPLTSSAVLPARMVLTEVAWWEILLAVVTLAGAAWLLRIAAGRIFAAGMMMYGKEPGLREMLYWVRRGRP is encoded by the coding sequence ATGAATCGCACCGTAAATCTGACCTGGTTGGTCACGCACTGGGAGTTCAATCGCTTCTTCAAGCTTTCCGATCTGATCAAGGGCACTCTGTTCTTTCTGATCATGGGCGTGATCGGCGGTCTGGTCGGGCTGGTCATGGGACGCGATGCCGTATCCGTGCCCGACATTGCCGTGCAAGACTACGGCGAGTTCGCACCGGCTGCCCTGGTCAGCGAGCGGCTAAGCTTCATCGACGCCTCGGATCAGGACATTGACACGCTCCAGCAGCAACTGGAGGCTGGCGATATTGACGGGGTACTTATCGTTGATTCAGCCGACCAGGGGCAGTTGATGACCACCGGCGAGCGTCCATGGCAAGTGGTGCTCAACGAGTTCCTGGCCCAGGTACGCACCGACTTCCTTCTCGAACAGTTGGATATCTCGGATGAAACCTACGCCCTGCTCAACCGCGGCTTCGAAGTGGAATCCCGCTACCTGGTCGAAAGCAGGGCAAGCCGGGTGGACAAGGTGGTGGCCGGTATTGCCGTATTGCTGGTGGTCATGGCGGTGTTCATGGGCTTTGCCTACCAGTTCACGGCGATTACTGCCGAGAAGCAGCAGCGCATTACCGAACAGGTAATCTCGGCCATATCGCCGCAAACCTGGATGGACGGCAAGATACTGGGTATCAGCGGCATTGGCCTGGCGTACGTCGTCTATTACGGACTGCTGGGCCTGGTCGTCACCGCGGTACTGACCTGGCTGGGCATGCCGCTGGGCGAAGTGCTGGCCCTGATCGACCTGCCCATGCTGGCCGTATTCATTGTCATGGCCTTGCTCGGCATACTGATGTGGAATGCCTTCCTGGCCGCCATCGCCGCGGTCATCGACGACCCCAATACGTCACAGAAGTCCGGCTGGATGATGCTGCCCATGGTGCCGGTGGGCTTTGCCTTTTTTGCGCTGGTCAACCCGGACAACCTGCTGATGAAGATCCTGGGGATTTTCCCGCTGACTTCGTCCGCGGTGCTGCCGGCGCGCATGGTGTTGACCGAAGTGGCCTGGTGGGAGATTCTGCTTGCGGTGGTGACACTGGCCGGGGCCGCCTGGCTGCTGCGAATTGCCGCCGGCCGCATATTCGCCGCTGGCATGATGATGTATGGAAAGGAACCGGGGCTTCGTGAGATGCTGTACTGGGTCCGGCGCGGCAGGCCATGA
- a CDS encoding ABC transporter ATP-binding protein translates to MIRFHDVCKQFATVQAVDALSFAIEPGEIFALLGPNGAGKTTSVRMIMQLMVPDSGRIEYHPELRENDQVERSQLGYLPEERGLYQDATVLKSLLYLAALRGCPADQARARALEWLERTDLADRAEEKVSALSKGNQQKVQFIAAVLHRPRFAVLDEPFSGLDPINQERMCAWIRELRDQGTTLLLSAHQLQLIERIADRILLIDHGRERVSGTLSEIRAATVSSRKLVVEYGAEVDPETLEDTPGISACHRNESGQWEVFLDPDAQLNDALQGLCQAGEVTHLATATPSLHEIFVESFDRQENRG, encoded by the coding sequence ATGATCCGTTTTCACGACGTCTGCAAACAATTTGCCACGGTTCAGGCCGTCGACGCCCTGTCGTTTGCCATTGAGCCGGGCGAAATATTCGCCCTGCTCGGCCCCAACGGGGCCGGCAAGACCACCAGCGTGCGCATGATCATGCAACTGATGGTGCCTGACAGCGGCCGCATCGAGTATCACCCGGAGCTGCGGGAGAACGACCAGGTCGAGCGCAGCCAGCTCGGCTACCTGCCCGAGGAACGCGGCCTGTACCAGGATGCCACGGTGCTCAAGTCCCTGTTGTACCTGGCCGCATTGCGGGGCTGCCCGGCGGATCAGGCCAGGGCGCGTGCCCTGGAATGGCTGGAGCGCACCGATCTGGCCGACCGCGCCGAGGAGAAGGTCTCGGCGCTTTCCAAGGGCAATCAACAGAAGGTACAGTTCATTGCCGCCGTTCTGCACCGGCCGCGATTTGCCGTACTGGACGAGCCTTTCAGCGGACTGGATCCGATCAACCAGGAGCGCATGTGCGCCTGGATTCGCGAGCTGCGCGACCAGGGCACCACCCTGCTGCTCAGTGCGCATCAACTGCAACTGATCGAGCGCATTGCCGACCGGATCCTGCTGATCGACCATGGGCGTGAACGAGTCAGTGGCACGCTCTCCGAGATTCGGGCCGCCACGGTTTCGAGCCGCAAGCTGGTGGTCGAATACGGCGCCGAAGTGGACCCCGAAACACTGGAAGACACTCCCGGCATCAGTGCCTGCCACCGCAATGAATCAGGCCAGTGGGAAGTATTTCTGGACCCGGACGCCCAGCTCAACGATGCCCTGCAGGGGCTTTGCCAGGCCGGCGAAGTCACCCACCTGGCCACGGCCACACCCAGCCTGCACGAGATTTTCGTGGAGAGCTTCGACCGGCAGGAGAACAGAGGATGA
- a CDS encoding response regulator transcription factor — MIRVLVAEDQAMVLGALAALLDMEPDLQVTGRAANGLEARRLIESDPPDVVLTDIEMPEMSGLDLAEWVRGRQPDVHVIIVTTFARPGYLRRALEAGVRGYLLKDTPAEDLARAIRNVYRGGREIAPELAAEAWAAESPLTSRERDTLRLAAEGLSSSAIAGKLHLSEGTVRNYLSEAIGKLQASNRVEAARIARQNGWL; from the coding sequence ATGATTCGTGTGCTGGTGGCCGAAGACCAGGCCATGGTGCTGGGTGCCCTGGCCGCACTACTCGACATGGAGCCCGATCTTCAGGTCACCGGGCGTGCCGCCAACGGCCTGGAAGCACGCCGACTGATCGAGTCCGACCCGCCCGATGTCGTCCTTACCGACATCGAAATGCCCGAAATGAGTGGACTGGACCTCGCCGAGTGGGTCCGCGGCCGTCAGCCGGACGTGCACGTGATTATCGTGACCACCTTTGCCCGGCCGGGCTACCTCAGGCGGGCACTGGAAGCGGGAGTGCGGGGATACCTGCTCAAGGATACGCCCGCCGAGGATCTGGCGCGCGCCATTCGCAATGTCTACCGCGGCGGTCGCGAAATTGCCCCGGAACTGGCCGCCGAAGCATGGGCCGCCGAAAGCCCCCTGACCAGCCGCGAACGCGACACCCTGCGCCTGGCCGCCGAGGGCCTGAGCAGTTCAGCCATTGCCGGAAAACTGCATCTATCCGAGGGGACCGTGCGCAACTATCTTTCAGAAGCCATCGGCAAGCTGCAGGCAAGCAATCGCGTAGAGGCCGCCAGGATTGCCCGGCAGAACGGCTGGCTGTAG
- a CDS encoding sensor histidine kinase gives MTRRLKAILLRIDRLLLPDDDEVGRLPYAWLIYLGFLFFPLTLGEVEPGFWWATLISMALFIPLYFWSFRLTGWKLLCGVVPMVGLCAVVTPFNPSAFTYAIYAAAYSPGYGSPRAGLISVVGVVAAVLVVFWVHSLPLPFFLMGLLIPLMVGVSNIYFNELNRKNAEIKLSQQEVRRLAGKAERERIARDLHDLLGHTLSVMVRKTELARRLVSTDPERAGTEMAEVESVGRQALSQVREAVSGWRAPELAAELAATRLTLESADISAQIDEPPEIPGHAGRVLAMVLREAVTNIIRHSGAEHGRVEFEQEQAGWTMRVCDDGRGCTPEEGNGIQGMRERLADIGGRLELNSDPGCTLVAWVPDECEEQAA, from the coding sequence ATGACCCGACGCCTGAAAGCGATACTGCTGCGAATCGATCGGCTGCTGCTGCCCGATGATGACGAAGTCGGGCGTCTTCCCTATGCCTGGCTGATCTATCTCGGGTTCCTGTTCTTCCCGCTCACACTGGGTGAGGTCGAACCGGGTTTCTGGTGGGCCACCCTGATCAGCATGGCCTTGTTCATACCCCTGTATTTCTGGTCCTTCCGGCTGACCGGGTGGAAGCTGTTATGCGGGGTGGTTCCGATGGTCGGGCTGTGCGCGGTGGTCACGCCGTTCAACCCGTCGGCGTTCACCTATGCGATTTATGCAGCCGCCTATTCTCCCGGATATGGCTCACCAAGGGCCGGCCTGATCAGTGTAGTGGGCGTTGTGGCGGCGGTGCTTGTGGTGTTCTGGGTTCACTCCCTGCCCCTGCCCTTCTTTCTCATGGGCCTGCTGATTCCGCTGATGGTGGGAGTGAGCAATATCTATTTCAATGAACTCAATCGCAAGAATGCCGAGATCAAGCTCAGCCAGCAGGAGGTCCGGCGGCTGGCCGGCAAGGCCGAACGCGAGCGCATTGCCCGCGATCTGCATGATTTGCTGGGTCACACGCTTTCGGTGATGGTGCGCAAGACCGAACTGGCCAGGCGCCTGGTGTCCACCGACCCGGAACGCGCCGGCACCGAAATGGCCGAAGTGGAGTCGGTCGGACGACAGGCGCTTTCCCAGGTGCGCGAGGCGGTTTCGGGCTGGCGCGCGCCGGAATTGGCTGCCGAACTTGCAGCCACACGCCTGACGCTGGAATCCGCCGACATTTCCGCCCAGATCGACGAGCCACCGGAAATACCCGGTCACGCCGGCCGGGTTCTGGCCATGGTGTTGCGCGAGGCCGTCACCAACATCATTCGCCATTCCGGCGCCGAGCACGGGCGGGTCGAGTTCGAGCAAGAGCAGGCGGGCTGGACCATGCGCGTGTGCGACGACGGCCGTGGCTGCACGCCCGAGGAGGGCAACGGCATACAGGGCATGCGCGAGCGCCTGGCCGACATCGGCGGGCGCCTGGAGCTGAACAGCGACCCAGGTTGCACCCTGGTCGCCTGGGTGCCCGATGAATGCGAGGAACAGGCAGCATGA